One window of the Oncorhynchus clarkii lewisi isolate Uvic-CL-2024 chromosome 19, UVic_Ocla_1.0, whole genome shotgun sequence genome contains the following:
- the LOC139375297 gene encoding rh blood group, D antigen isoform X1 gives MAPQYAQSLRFRLPPLLFFLETGFIVVFLFYVDIEQNVQTKQHAFNNYYSEFQDVHVMVILGFGFLATFLVRYSFSGAGFTLLVVAMAVQWAVILNGVESMYHRGNICINMRSLVVAEMCTASSLIAIGAVLGKTNPVHLLLIALLEISGFVLNGWLLQTFLKVQFLNTIMLLHIFGAFFGLMLSWVLYRQGSEQQHEKEKIDRKTGLFSVMGTLFLWMFWPSFNSVLVEVDHLDRGRSLRAVYSTYLALAVSAVTAAGFSVLTSPQGKLNLFHIQRCTLAGGVAIGVAMSAVHLPWVAMAIGFAAALISTLGSRYIKVRINKFLNCPWAFTISYYCFFIFQPLMLFAFECHDTCGVLSVHGLPGILGWMVQLLLQIADSDLTTAVRFAVFHICTLLITLSLSMSLGLITGFLLKCNFWRPPQNKKCFDDQAFWEFPHLAGKR, from the exons ATGGCTCCCCAATACGCACAGAGTCTCCGCTTTCGTCTGCCGCCTCTGCTCTTTTTCCTGGAGACGGGATTCATCGTAGTATTTCTTTTTTATGTTGACATTGAACAAAATGTACAAACTAAACAACATGCATTCAACAACTATTACTCAG AATTTCAGGATGTTCATGTGATGGTGATTCTGGGTTTTGGCTTTCTGGCCACATTCCTGGTGCGGTACAGCTTCAGTGGAGCAGGATTTACCCTCCTAGTGGTAGCCATGGCTGTCCAGTGGGCAGTTATCCTGAACGGTGTTGAGTCTATGTATCACAGAGGAAATATCTGTATAAATATGAGAAG CTTGGTTGTTGCAGAGATGTGCACAGCTTCCTCCCTCATTGCCATAGGTGCTGTCCTTGGGAAGACCAATCCTGTCCATCTCCTTCTTATTGCCCTGTTGGAGATATCTGGATTTGTGCTGAATGGCTGGCTACTCCAGACATTCCTAAAG GTGCAGTTTCTGAATACCATCATGCTGCTCCACATCTTTGGGGCCTTCTTTGGGCTGATGTTATCATGGGTCCTGTACAGACAGGGATCCGAGCAACAGCATGAGAAAGAGAAAATTGACCGCAAGACCGGTCTGTTCTCTGTAATGG GGACTCTGTTCCTGTGGATGTTCTGGCCCAGTTTTAACTCTGTGCTGGTAGAGGTGGATCATCTTGACAGGGGGAGGAGCCTGAGAGCTGTCTACAGCACCTACCTGGCCCTGGCAGTCAGTGCAGTCACAGCTGCTGGTTTCTCTGTCCTCACTAGTCCCCAAGGGAAACTCAACCTG TTTCATATTCAGAGATGTACTCTTGCTGGTGGTGTTGCTATTGGGGTTGCTATGTCAGCCGTTCATTTGCCGTGGGTAGCTATGGCGATTGGATTTGCTGCTGCACTGATATCAACCTTGGGATCCCGATACATTAAGGTACGTATAAACAAATTCCTGAATTGCCCATGGGCTTTCACTATCTCATATTACTGCTTTTTTATCTTTCAGCCCCTCATGCTATTTGCATTTGAGTGTCATGACACCTGCGGAGTCCTTAGTGTCCATGGTCTGCCTGGAATCCTGGGGTGGATGGTTCAACTTCTCCTACAGATCGCTGACTCTGATCTCACAAC GGCCGTCCGATTTGCTGTGTTCCACATTTGCACGCTCCTCATCACCCTGAGCCTGAGCATGAGTCTGGGACTCATCACAG GTTTTCTTCTGAAATGTAATTTCTGGAGGCCACCCCAGAACAAGAAATGCTTTGATGACCAGGCCTTCTGGGAG TTTCCCCACCTAgcagggaaaaggtga
- the LOC139375298 gene encoding transmembrane protein 50A translates to MSGFLDSIRCGECECNVDWGERRNTIASIAAGVLFFTGWWIIIDAAVNYPDEATFHHAYHTCGVIATVAFLMINAVSNGQVRGDSYSEGCIGQTGARVWLFIGFMLAFGSLIASMWILFGGFVVPKKPVVYPGIAVFFQNALIFFGGLVFKFGRTEDLWQ, encoded by the exons ATGTCAGGGTTTTTGGACAGCATCCGGTGCGGAGAATGCGAATGCAAtgtggactggggagagaggagaaacaccATTGCATCTATAGCTGCTGGAGTCCTG TTTTTCACTGGTTGGTGGATAATCATTGATGCAGCTGTGAACTATCCAGATGAGGCAACTTTCCATCATGCCTATCACACCTGTGGTGTCATCGCTACTGTGGCCTTTCTCAT GATCAATGCTGTCTCGAATGGCCAAGTGAGAGGGGACAGCTACAGTGAAGGTTGCATTGGACAGACAG GAGCTCGTGTGTGGCTCTTCATTGGCTTCATGCTGGCGTTTGGATCTCTTATTGCTTCCATGTGGATCCTGTTCGGAGGCTTCGTAGTGCCTA AGAAACCTGTTGTGTATCCTGGTATTGCAGTTTTCTTTCAAAATGCATTAATTTTCTTTGG GGGCTTGGTGTTTAAATTTGGACGCACTGAAGACTTGTGGCAATAA
- the LOC139375297 gene encoding rh blood group, D antigen isoform X2: MAPQYAQSLRFRLPPLLFFLETGFIVVFLFYVDIEQNVQTKQHAFNNYYSEFQDVHVMVILGFGFLATFLVRYSFSGAGFTLLVVAMAVQWAVILNGVESMYHRGNICINMRSLVVAEMCTASSLIAIGAVLGKTNPVHLLLIALLEISGFVLNGWLLQTFLKVQFLNTIMLLHIFGAFFGLMLSWVLYRQGSEQQHEKEKIDRKTGLFSVMGTLFLWMFWPSFNSVLVEVDHLDRGRSLRAVYSTYLALAVSAVTAAGFSVLTSPQGKLNLFHIQRCTLAGGVAIGVAMSAVHLPWVAMAIGFAAALISTLGSRYIKPLMLFAFECHDTCGVLSVHGLPGILGWMVQLLLQIADSDLTTAVRFAVFHICTLLITLSLSMSLGLITGFLLKCNFWRPPQNKKCFDDQAFWEFPHLAGKR, translated from the exons ATGGCTCCCCAATACGCACAGAGTCTCCGCTTTCGTCTGCCGCCTCTGCTCTTTTTCCTGGAGACGGGATTCATCGTAGTATTTCTTTTTTATGTTGACATTGAACAAAATGTACAAACTAAACAACATGCATTCAACAACTATTACTCAG AATTTCAGGATGTTCATGTGATGGTGATTCTGGGTTTTGGCTTTCTGGCCACATTCCTGGTGCGGTACAGCTTCAGTGGAGCAGGATTTACCCTCCTAGTGGTAGCCATGGCTGTCCAGTGGGCAGTTATCCTGAACGGTGTTGAGTCTATGTATCACAGAGGAAATATCTGTATAAATATGAGAAG CTTGGTTGTTGCAGAGATGTGCACAGCTTCCTCCCTCATTGCCATAGGTGCTGTCCTTGGGAAGACCAATCCTGTCCATCTCCTTCTTATTGCCCTGTTGGAGATATCTGGATTTGTGCTGAATGGCTGGCTACTCCAGACATTCCTAAAG GTGCAGTTTCTGAATACCATCATGCTGCTCCACATCTTTGGGGCCTTCTTTGGGCTGATGTTATCATGGGTCCTGTACAGACAGGGATCCGAGCAACAGCATGAGAAAGAGAAAATTGACCGCAAGACCGGTCTGTTCTCTGTAATGG GGACTCTGTTCCTGTGGATGTTCTGGCCCAGTTTTAACTCTGTGCTGGTAGAGGTGGATCATCTTGACAGGGGGAGGAGCCTGAGAGCTGTCTACAGCACCTACCTGGCCCTGGCAGTCAGTGCAGTCACAGCTGCTGGTTTCTCTGTCCTCACTAGTCCCCAAGGGAAACTCAACCTG TTTCATATTCAGAGATGTACTCTTGCTGGTGGTGTTGCTATTGGGGTTGCTATGTCAGCCGTTCATTTGCCGTGGGTAGCTATGGCGATTGGATTTGCTGCTGCACTGATATCAACCTTGGGATCCCGATACATTAAG CCCCTCATGCTATTTGCATTTGAGTGTCATGACACCTGCGGAGTCCTTAGTGTCCATGGTCTGCCTGGAATCCTGGGGTGGATGGTTCAACTTCTCCTACAGATCGCTGACTCTGATCTCACAAC GGCCGTCCGATTTGCTGTGTTCCACATTTGCACGCTCCTCATCACCCTGAGCCTGAGCATGAGTCTGGGACTCATCACAG GTTTTCTTCTGAAATGTAATTTCTGGAGGCCACCCCAGAACAAGAAATGCTTTGATGACCAGGCCTTCTGGGAG TTTCCCCACCTAgcagggaaaaggtga